The Oncorhynchus tshawytscha isolate Ot180627B linkage group LG05, Otsh_v2.0, whole genome shotgun sequence genome includes a window with the following:
- the LOC112251108 gene encoding protein NDNF, which produces MRLCLGPQGWPLGLALVLGVVVGQKLPTRDEGLFQMQIRDKTLFHDSSVIPDGAEISGYLFRDTPKRYYFVVEEDNTPLSVTVTPCDAPLEWKLTLQELPDEASGEGSGEPEPLDQQKQQQVTVDEGTELFSYKGNDVESYVATSSPSGLYQLEMLSTEKDSNFKVYATTTPESDQPYPELPYDPRVDVTALGRTTVTLAWKPTPTGVLMGQPVQYCVVINKEHNFKSLCAAEAKISADDAFMAVPKPGRDFSPFDFAHFGFVRSDNDFNKDRGLTSNKISRSYTAKPKASDIQKVCIGNKNIFTVSDLKPDTQYYFDVFAVNSATNTSTAYVGTFARTKEEARQKTVELKDGKVSDVFIKRKGSKFLRFAPVSSHQRVTLFVHACLDSVQVQVRRDGKLLLSQNVEGVRQFQLRGKPKAKYLIRLRGSRKGASTLKVLATTKPSSKQPFPSLPEDTRIKAFDKLRTCSTATVAWLGTQDRNKFCVYKKEVSESYGEEQRRREQNQCAGPETRRKSEKVLCKYFHSPNLQKAVTTETITGLEPGKTYLLDVYVVGHSGHSVKYQSKLVKTRKYC; this is translated from the exons ATGAGGCTGTGCTTGGGACCTCAGGGCTGGCCTCTGGGCCTGGCTCTGGTACTGGGGGTTGTAGTTGGCCAGAAGCTGCCCACACGAGATGAGGGCCTGTTCCAGATGCAGATCAGAGACAAGACCCTGTTTCATGATTCCTCCGTCATCCCAGACGGCGCCGAGATCAGTGGATACTTGTTCAGGGACACACCTAAAAG GTACTACTTTGTGGTGGAGGAGGACAACACCCCGCTGTCTGTGACGGTGACACCATGTGATGCTCCTCTGGAGTGGAAGCTCACTCTGCAGGAGCTGCCTGATGAGGCCAGCGGAGAGGGATCAG GTGAGCCGGAGCCCCTGGAccagcagaagcagcagcaggTGACAGTGGATGAGGGCACAGAGCTCTTCTCCTACAAGGGGAATGATGTGGAGTCTTACGTGGCCACCAGCTCTCCCTCCGGCCTCTATCAGCTGGAGATGCTCTCCACAGAGAAGGACAGCAACTTCAAGGTGTACGCCACCACCACCCCAGAGTCTGACCAGCCCTACCCCGAGTTGCCCTACGATCCCCGGGTGGACGTCACCGCCCTGGGCCGTACCACTGTCACTCTGGCCTGGAAGCCCACCCCGACGGGCGTTCTGATGGGCCAGCCCGTCCAGTACTGTGTTGTCATCAATAAGGAGCACAACTTCAAAAGTCTGTGTGCTGCCGAGGCTAAGATCAGCGCTGACGATGCCTTCATGGCCGTTCCAAAGCCAGGCCGGGACTTCAGCCCCTTTGACTTTGCCCACTTTGGCTTTGTCCGCTCAGACAATGACTTTAACAAGGACCGAGGTCTCACCAGCAACAAGATCTCCCGCTCCTACACAGCCAAACCCAAGGCCTCGGATATTCAGAAAGTCTGCATCGGGAACAAGAACATCTTCACCGTGTCGGACCTGAAGCCGGACACTCAGTACTACTTTGACGTATTCGCTGTGAACTCTGCCACCAACACCAGCACCGCCTACGTGGGCACGTTCGCCCGCACTAAGGAGGAGGCTCGGCAGAAGAcggtggagctgaaggatggtaAGGTGTCTGATGTCTTCATCAAGAGGAAGGGCAGTAAGTTCCTACGCTTTGCCCCGGTCTCCTCTCATCAGAGGGTCACTCTGTTTGTGCACGCCTGTCTGGACTCTGTCCAGGTGCAGGTGAGGCGTGACGGCAAGTTGCTGCTCTCCCAGAATGTGGAAGGGGTACGACAGTTCCAGCTGCGGGGGAAGCCTAAGGCCAAGTACCTGATCCGTCTGCGAGGCAGCAGGAAAGGAGCGTCCACCCTGAAGGTGCTGGCCACCACAAAGCCCAGCAGCAAGCAGCCCTTCCCCTCGCTTCCCGAGGACACGCGCATCAAGGCTTTTGACAAGCTGCGTACCTGCTCCACTGCCACTGTGGCCTGGCTGGGAACGCAGGACCGCAACAAGTTCTGCGTCTACAAAAAAGAGGTGTCCGAGAGCTACGGCGAGGAGCAGCGGCGGCGTGAGCAGAACCAGTGTGCCGGGCCCGAGACGCGCAGGAAGTCAGAGAAGGTCCTCTGCAAGTACTTCCACAGCCCAAACCTGCAGAAGGCCGTTACCACGGAAACCATCACAGGGCTAGAGCCGGGCAAGACCTACCTGCTGGACGTTTATGTTGTGGGCCACAGCGGTCACTCAGTCAAATACCAGAGCAAACTGGTGAAAACAAGGAAATACTGCTAA